The following are from one region of the Ischnura elegans chromosome X, ioIscEleg1.1, whole genome shotgun sequence genome:
- the LOC124170992 gene encoding ankyrin repeat domain-containing protein 6: MTFINVNALRSSFCSFKCNIKHQVGLGESSKNQCDPDSPGRASGTHAMASAKSFTSPQNPHSSKSTYLTEHLRFAAASGNAQEVARLLGEGVKNLPDETGCNALHLAASSGHANVVAALLLSACDVNAVDLAGCTALQRAAAQGHVTVVKQLLKHGADVNHQDNVHGNSALHEASWKGYSQTVAALCKCRAQLQLKNRGGFAALHLCCQNGHNQSCRELLFAGCNPDVQNNYGDTSLHTSARYGHAGVTRILISAQCSVSDQNKNGDTALHIAAAMGRKKLTRILLEAGCDKSLRNKQNETARDIATRKDLKEILAILNTPPVVLKAQSENKKKEAAAGKSSKGGRRFDEVDKGHDRERNERKREKNGSGTSSKESNCHRKDKKHKNTHKVHFEKSCVRGRGKQWSPYGCHYYPDPEAFPAPNLDSLPDEPLQKGEQYFLDLAGNICKGPVGVGYTCYCAPFFRNVEARLERDKQELKEHIDRAHERLDRKVTSLEQRLSHTVEKERGQCEARSLRLAEWLCRELSGLEEPAGISERPSSHEDCRRRSILSDRRRTKSLEMLPNDEEVGHVGESQGYPCGARLGSGEVGPSAQWNSDKESYPEVLPNPCDLVLPNWRLERVRRGRRNSDDSLDRVSETVWGRGRSEQLDGDGEGAPSVDGLEEEGSRSSESSDGEDEMGPEERRLGVVEEGSAQAGPDYENVVSCERPLWKSGSEKCILSELPYRSRTTVYENAAVSTVVTSAECHKVESDSHNDSGYSTKVFGSSKGPSPSLSGSVEMEASTHHVSANPFPSKVAASESQFKKAQGFISAAMKECHDLVKTRANLKPVHKVNGNVASGSMV; the protein is encoded by the exons ATGACATTTATTAACGTTAACGCTCTACGGTCCTCATTCTGCTCCTTCAAATGTAACATTAAACATCAG GTTGGACTCGGAGAGTCTTCCAAGAATCAATGTGACCCTGACTCACCTGGCAGGGCATCTGGGACCCATGCTATGGCCTCGGCTAAGTCTTTTACCTCCCCTCAAAACCCTCATTCCTCTAAAAGCACATATTTAACAGAACATCTGAGGTTTGCTGCTGCTTCTGGTAATGCTCAAGAGGTTGCTCGGCTGTTGGGTGAAGGAGTGAAAAATCTCCCAGATGAG ACGGGATGCAATGCTCTCCACTTGGCTGCTTCTTCTGGACATGCAAATGTTGTGGCTGCTCTCCTCCTCTCGGCTTGTGATGTTAATGCAGTTGACTTA GCAGGATGCACAGCACTTCAAAGAGCAGCAGCTCAGGGACATGTTACTGTCGTTAAACAACTTTTGAAACATGGTGCAGATGTAAACCACCAAGACAATGTG catgGAAATTCTGCCTTGCATGAAGCTAGCTGGAAAGGATATAGTCAGACGGTAGCGGCCTTGTGTAAGTGCAGGGCTCAATTGCAGTTAAAAAACAGAGGCGGTTTTGCTGCTCTCCACTTATGCTGCCAAAATGGACACAACCAAAGCTGCCGTGAACTCCTCTTTGCTGGCTGCAATCCAGATGTTCAAAATAAT TATGGGGATACTTCACTTCATACCAGTGCAAGGTATGGTCATGCCGGTGTTACAAGAATTCTAATCAGTGCTCAGTGTAGTGTTTCAGACCAGAATAAG aacggAGATACAGCTCTTCACATAGCTGCTGCCATGGGAAGGAAGAAACTGACGAGGATATTACTGGAAGCTGGTTGTGATAAGAGCCTTCGGAACAAG CAAAATGAGACTGCACGGGATATAGCTACTAGGAAAGATTTGAAAGAGATTTTAGCCATTTTAAATACTCCCCCAGTGGTCTTAAAAGCTCAATCAGAGAACAAGAAGAAGGAAGCAGCAGCTGGAAAAAGCAGTAAAGGTGGGCGAAGGTTTGATGAGGTTGATAAAGGCCATGATCGAGAAAGGAAtgaaaggaagagagaaaaaaatgggagtGGGACCAGTAGCAAAGAGAGTAACTGTCACAGAAAGGACAAGAAG CACAAAAATACCCACAAGGTTCATTTTGAGAAATCTTGTGTTAGAGGAAGGGGAAAGCAGTGGTCTCCTTATGGCTGTCATTACTACCCTGACCCAGAAGCTTTTCCTGCTCCCAATCTGGATTCTTTACCAGATGAACCCCTACAGAAGGGTGAGCAGTACTTCTTGGATCTGGCTGGAAACATTTGTAAAGGACCAGTAGGAGTGGGCTATACTTGCTACTGTGCTCCGTTCTTTCGCAATGTTGAGGCTCGCCTTGAAAGGGACAAGCAGGAGCTGAAGGAGCACATAGATCGCGCTCACGAGAGGCTTGACCGGAAAGTGACGAGTCTCGAGCAGAGACTGTCGCACACGGTGGAAAAGGAGCGTGGGCAGTGCGAAGCGAGGAGCTTACGCCTTGCCGAGTGGCTTTGCCGGGAGCTGTCAGGCTTAGAAGAGCCTGCAGGCATCTCGGAGAGGCCATCAAGTCACGAAGACTGTCGTCGCAGGTCAATCCTTAGTGACAGGAGGCGAACCAAGAGCCTTGAAATGTTGCCAAATGATGAGGAGGTTGGCCATGTGGGGGAGTCCCAAGGCTATCCGTGTGGTGCTCGTTTAGGATCGGGTGAAGTTGGGCCGAGTGCACAGTGGAATAGTGATAAGGAGTCATACCCGGAAGTGTTACCAAACCCTTGTGACCTGGTTCTTCCAAACTGGAGGCTTGAGCGTGTGAGGAGGGGACGTCGAAATTCGGATGATAGCCTGGATCGAGTTAGCGAGACAGTATGGGGTAGAGGGAGGAGCGAACAGTTGGATGGAGATGGTGAAGGTGCCCCAAGTGTGGATGGCCTGGAGGAAGAGGGTAGTCGGAGCTCAGAGTCAAGTGAtggggaagatgaaatgggacCGGAGGAGAGAAGGTTGGGGGTCGTGGAGGAGGGCAGTGCTCAAGCAGGGCCGGATTATGAAAACGTTGTGTCATGTGAGCGTCCACTCTGGAAGAGTGGGAGTGAAAAGTGTATATTGTCTGAGCTTCCTTACAGAAGTAGGACTACAGTCTATGAAAATGCGGCAGTGTCTACAGTGGTTACTTCTGCAGAATGTCATAAAGTTGAGTCGGATTCACACAATGACTCAGGCTACAGTACCAAAGTATTTGGAAGTTCCAAAGGCCCGTCACCATCACTTTCAG gGAGCGTAGAAATGGAAGCATCTACACATCATGTCTCTGCAAACCCTTTTCCTTCTAAGGTAGCAGCCAGTGAAAGCCAGTTTAAAAAAGCACAAGGGTTTATTAGTGCTGCAATGAAGGAATGCCATGACCTTGTTAAAACAAGAGCAAATTTGAAACCTGTACATAAAGTTAATGGTAATGTTGCATCTGGTAGTATGGTTTGA